From one Eleginops maclovinus isolate JMC-PN-2008 ecotype Puerto Natales chromosome 7, JC_Emac_rtc_rv5, whole genome shotgun sequence genomic stretch:
- the tmtc4 gene encoding LOW QUALITY PROTEIN: protein O-mannosyl-transferase TMTC4 (The sequence of the model RefSeq protein was modified relative to this genomic sequence to represent the inferred CDS: inserted 1 base in 1 codon) gives MALSEVYWDRQIPLPKLAPVQAKVTVALVALLCFINSYDGEFVFDDSEAIVNNKDLKPSTPLNNIWSNDFWGSNLSSNSSHKSYRPLTVLTFRLNYLMAGGLHPVGFHVLNIILHAVISALMIDVFAILIGGLAHDEKGRILNNAPKTSLLAALLFAAHPVHTESVAGIVGRADLLCALFFQLSFLTYCKAFNRGSDRDDRFSVQWVVVSLSLCAAAMLCKEQGITVLGVNAAFDVLLICNVNVYELSQRLLLRRNPLHISEILRPGLLTRLALMGLGGFSMLYARWRIMGTGPPAFTEVDNPASFAENIFLRIVNYNYYYSLNAWLLLCPWWLCFDWSMGCVPLIKSATDWRMVWLLLLWCILIGLISQALCSQDSQRRRTLTLGLVLLVXPFLPACNIFFRVGFVVAERVLYLSSAGYCLLLAYSVGHCCCRWSRYRKPLCVSVLALLCVYVARCALRSHQWRSEQSLFTSALTVCPLNAKVHYNVGKNLADRGNSTAAIAYYREAVSLHPTYVHAMNNLGNILKERNELIEAEHLLSKAVSIQPDFAAAWMNLGIVQNSLQRFEAAEKSYWNAIRFRKKYPDCYYNLGRLYADLNRNVDALNAWRNATVLKPDHSLAWNNMVILLDNTGNLGQAELIGREALRLLPNDHTIMFSLANVLGKSQKYKESEGFFLHALRINPNSASCHGNLAVLYHRWGKLELAKKHYEMSLQLDPEAPGTRDNYNMLRRKLDQLKHPTP, from the exons ATGGCATTGTCTGAAGTTTATTGGGATCGCCAAATACCACTTCCAAAGCTTGCACCAGTCCAAGCCAAGGTCACTGTCGCCCTGGTGGCCCTGCTGTGCTTCATTAACAGTTATGACGGAGAGTTTGTGTTTGATGATTCTGAAGCAATTGTCAACAACAAG gacTTGAAACCTTCAACACCCCTGAACAACATCTGGAGCAATGACTTCTGGGGAAGCAACCTGAGTAGCAACTCTAGTCACAAATCCTATCGACCTCTCACTGTCCTTACGTTTAG GTTGAACTACCTCATGGCAGGAGGCCTGCACCCTGTTGGCTTCCATGTGCTGAACATCATCCTCCATGCTGTCATATCTGCCCTCATGATTGACGTGTTTGCTATACTGATTGGTGGACTGGCCCATGATGAGAAGGGTAGGATACTGAACAATGCTCCCAAGACCTCTCTGCTGGCTGCCCTCTTGTTTGCCGCACACCCCGTCCACACAGAAAGT GTGGCTGGTATAGTGGGTCGAGCAGATCTTTTGTGCGCTTTGTTCTTCCAGCTGTCTTTCCTCACCTACTGCAAAGCTTTCAACCGAG GGAGTGACAGAGATGACAGGTTTTCCGTCCAGTGGGTTGTGGTCAGCCTCTCGCTGTGTGCTGCTGCGATGCTCTGTAAAGAACAAGGCATTACAGTCttg GGCGTAAATGCAGCCTTTGATGTCCTTCTGATCTGTAATGTTAATGTGTATGAACTCAGCCAGAGGCTACTCCTGAGGAGGAACCCGCTCCAT ATAAGTGAGATATTGCGACCGGGGTTGCTTACCCGATTAGCTCTCATGGGTCTTGGAGGATTCTCAATGCTCTATGCACGCTGGAGGATCATGGGAACAGGACCACCAGCATTCACTGAAGTAGACAACCCTGCCTCAtttgcagaaaatatatttctaaga ATAGTGAACTATAATTACTACTACTCTCTGAATGcctggctgctgctgtgtcCCTGGTGGCTGTGTTTTGATTGGTCCATGGGCTGTGTGCCTCTCATTAAGTCAGCCACTGATTGGAGGATggtgtggctgctgctgctctggtgCATCCTGATAGGCTTGATAAGCCAAGCCTTATGCTCGCAGGACAGCCAGAGGAGGAG gACACTGACCTTGGgcctggtgctgctgg gtcCTTTTCTGCCGGCTTGTAACATCTTTTTCAGGGTGGGCTTTGTCGTTGCTGAGAGAGTGCTCTACCTGTCTTCAGCTGGATACTGCCTGCTGTTGGCCTACTCTGTGGGacactgctgctgccgctggTCCAGATACAGG AAGCCACTGTGTGTGTCGGTGCTCgcactgttgtgtgtgtatgtagctCGCTGTGCTCTCCGCAGTCACCAGTGGCGATCAGAGCAAAGCCTCTTCACCAGTGCCCTGACCGTCTGTCCACTTAATGCCAAG GTGCATTATAATGTCGGTAAGAACCTGGCTGACAGAGGAAACTCAACCGCTGCTATCGCATATTACAGAGAGGCAGTCAG TCTTCACCCCACCTATGTCCATGCCATGAATAACCTGGGGAACATCCTGAAGGAGAGGAATGAACTGATCGAGGCGGAGCATCTGTTGTCCAAAGCTGTTTCTATTCA GCCTGACTTTGCTGCAGCTTGGATGAATCTGGGTATAGTTCAGAACAGCCTGCAGAGGTTCGAGGCAGCAGAGAAGAGCTATTGGAATGCCATCCGCTTCCGGAAAAAATACCCAGACTGCTACTATAATCTCGGACGCTTG TATGCTGACCTGAACAGAAATGTGGATGCCCTGAACGCATGGAGGAACGCAACCGTGCTAAAACCTGACCACAGCCTGGCATGGAACAACATGGTCATACTGCTGGACAACACTG GTAACTTGGGTCAGGCTGAGCTGATCGGCCGAGAGGCTCTGAGGCTCCTCCCGAACGACCACACTATCATGTTTTCATTGGCCAACGTCCTGGGGAAATCACAGAAATATAAG GAGTCAGAGGGCTTCTTCCTTCATGCACTCCGGATCAACCCAAATTCTGCTAGTTGCCATGGCAATTTAG CTGTACTGTACCATCGCTGGGGAAAGTTGGAGCTGGCGAAGAAACACTATGAAATGTCTCTACAGTTGGACCCTGAGGCTCCTGGGACCAGAGACAACTATAACATGCTGCGACGCAAACTGGACCAGCTCAAACACCCCACACCCTGA